From the Parcubacteria group bacterium genome, the window TCCCTAATATAAAATTTTGAATCTGATTTAATTTCTAAAACTATTTTATCTTCTATCAGAAAATCCAAAAAATATCTTCCTAAGCTTTCGTCTTTATATCTTAACTCGATAGGCAATTGTCCGGTATATTTTATTTTTTTAATATTGAACTCTTTGGCTAATGCTTTTTGATAGTATTTTTCTTGATATCCGCCTCCTAGATTTTTTTGAACCTCATATAAGGCA encodes:
- a CDS encoding GxxExxY protein, whose protein sequence is MAKLIYPELSYKIVAALYEVQKNLGGGYQEKYYQKALAKEFNIKKIKYTGQLPIELRYKDESLGRYFLDFLIEDKIVLEIKSDSKFYIR